The proteins below are encoded in one region of Salvelinus alpinus chromosome 27, SLU_Salpinus.1, whole genome shotgun sequence:
- the LOC139556489 gene encoding transcription initiation factor IIA subunit 1-like isoform X2, producing MASSANSNPVPKLYRSVIEDVINEVRELFLDEGVDEQVLMELKTLWENKLMQSKAVEGFHTEEQAALQAAAHQQAQQAQQATQQAQAQQVLLPPQQQVTSWQSTRPTVTNAPQQQVIVQDPKILQHMSATGMSAAATAATLALPTGVSPYHQLITSQGNLSQNCYIKTADGQILQFVRAANGAQYIIQPQQQMVLQQQVLPQMQPGGVQAPVIQQVLAPLQGGHPQQTGVIIQPQQIVLTGNKVQQNAQVMQMPGQPGQVQQIQQQVQQVQQAQGGAAPGPPQQQAKQQPPMMLQVDGAGDTSSEDEDEEEEEYDEDEDEDKDKDGGEEGQVEEEPLNSEDDVSDEEDQELFDTENVVVCQYDKIHRSKNKWKFHLKDGIMNLNGRDYVFSKAIGDAEW from the exons ATGGCGAGCTCGGCTAACTCGAATCCAGTG CCTAAACTGTACAGGTCTGTGATTGAAGATGTTATCAACGAAGTCCGGGAGCTCTTCCTGGATGAGGGGGTGGACGAGCAGGTTCTCATGGAGCTCAAAACG CTGTGGGAGAACAAGTTGATGCAGAGTAAGGCAGTGGAGGGCTTCCATACCGAGGAGCAGGCGGCCCTCCAGGCAGCAGCCCATCAGCAGGCCCAACAGGCCCAGCAGGCCACCCAGCAAGCCCAGGCACAGCAGGTCCTCCTGCCCCCGCAGCAGCAAG TGACGAGCTGGCAATCCACCCGGCCTACTGTCACAAATG CACCCCAGCAGCAAGTCATTGTGCAGGATCCTAAAATTCTGCAGCACATGAGTGCAACGGGGATG AGTGCAGCAGCCACCGCAGCAACCCTGGCCTTACCCACAGGTGTCAGTCCCTACCATCAGCTTATCACCAGCCAAG GCAATTTGTCCCAGAATTGTTATATTAAGACAGCGGACG GTCAGATCCTACAGTTTGTGCGTGCAGCCAACGGTGCTCAGTACATCATCCAGCCCCAGCAGCAGATGGTGCTACAACAGCAGGTCCTTCCTCAGATGCAGCCGGGTGGCGTGCAGGCTCCCGTAATACAGCAG GTGCTAGCTCCTCTCCAGGGAGGCCACCCGCAGCAGACTGGAGTCATCATCCAGCCTCAACAGATCGTCCTCACTGGGAACAAGGTCCAGCAAAACGCACAG GTAATGCAGATGCCAGGCCAGCCCGGCCAGGTGCAGCAGATCCAGCAGCAGGTCCAACAAGTACAACAGGCCCAGGGTGGCGCTGCGCCAGGGCCACCACAGCAGCAAGCCAAGCAGCAGCCTCCTATGATGCTGCAGGTTGACGGAGCGGGGGACACGTCCTCAGAGgatgaggacgaggaggaggaggagtatgatgaggatgaggatgaagaCAAGGATAAAGATGGAGGGGAGGAAGGCCAGGTGGAGGAG gaGCCTCTGAACAGTGAAGATGACGTGAGTGATGAGGAGGACCAAGAACTGTTTGACACAGAGAACGTGGTGGTGTGCCAGTACGACAAG ATTCACAGAAGTAAGAACAAATGGAAGTTCCACCTGAAGGATGGGATCATGAACCTGAATGGCCGAGACTACGTCTTCTCCAAAGCCATCGGGGACGCTGAGTGGTAA
- the LOC139556489 gene encoding transcription initiation factor IIA subunit 1-like isoform X3 gives MASSANSNPVPKLYRSVIEDVINEVRELFLDEGVDEQVLMELKTLWENKLMQSKAVEGFHTEEQAALQAAAHQQAQQAQQATQQAQAQQVLLPPQQQVTSWQSTRPTVTNAPQQQVIVQDPKILQHMSATGMSAAATAATLALPTGVSPYHQLITSQGQILQFVRAANGAQYIIQPQQQMVLQQQVLPQMQPGGVQAPVIQQVRPITQVLAPLQGGHPQQTGVIIQPQQIVLTGNKVQQNAQVMQMPGQPGQVQQIQQQVQQVQQAQGGAAPGPPQQQAKQQPPMMLQVDGAGDTSSEDEDEEEEEYDEDEDEDKDKDGGEEGQVEEEPLNSEDDVSDEEDQELFDTENVVVCQYDKIHRSKNKWKFHLKDGIMNLNGRDYVFSKAIGDAEW, from the exons ATGGCGAGCTCGGCTAACTCGAATCCAGTG CCTAAACTGTACAGGTCTGTGATTGAAGATGTTATCAACGAAGTCCGGGAGCTCTTCCTGGATGAGGGGGTGGACGAGCAGGTTCTCATGGAGCTCAAAACG CTGTGGGAGAACAAGTTGATGCAGAGTAAGGCAGTGGAGGGCTTCCATACCGAGGAGCAGGCGGCCCTCCAGGCAGCAGCCCATCAGCAGGCCCAACAGGCCCAGCAGGCCACCCAGCAAGCCCAGGCACAGCAGGTCCTCCTGCCCCCGCAGCAGCAAG TGACGAGCTGGCAATCCACCCGGCCTACTGTCACAAATG CACCCCAGCAGCAAGTCATTGTGCAGGATCCTAAAATTCTGCAGCACATGAGTGCAACGGGGATG AGTGCAGCAGCCACCGCAGCAACCCTGGCCTTACCCACAGGTGTCAGTCCCTACCATCAGCTTATCACCAGCCAAG GTCAGATCCTACAGTTTGTGCGTGCAGCCAACGGTGCTCAGTACATCATCCAGCCCCAGCAGCAGATGGTGCTACAACAGCAGGTCCTTCCTCAGATGCAGCCGGGTGGCGTGCAGGCTCCCGTAATACAGCAGGTACGCCCCATTACACAG GTGCTAGCTCCTCTCCAGGGAGGCCACCCGCAGCAGACTGGAGTCATCATCCAGCCTCAACAGATCGTCCTCACTGGGAACAAGGTCCAGCAAAACGCACAG GTAATGCAGATGCCAGGCCAGCCCGGCCAGGTGCAGCAGATCCAGCAGCAGGTCCAACAAGTACAACAGGCCCAGGGTGGCGCTGCGCCAGGGCCACCACAGCAGCAAGCCAAGCAGCAGCCTCCTATGATGCTGCAGGTTGACGGAGCGGGGGACACGTCCTCAGAGgatgaggacgaggaggaggaggagtatgatgaggatgaggatgaagaCAAGGATAAAGATGGAGGGGAGGAAGGCCAGGTGGAGGAG gaGCCTCTGAACAGTGAAGATGACGTGAGTGATGAGGAGGACCAAGAACTGTTTGACACAGAGAACGTGGTGGTGTGCCAGTACGACAAG ATTCACAGAAGTAAGAACAAATGGAAGTTCCACCTGAAGGATGGGATCATGAACCTGAATGGCCGAGACTACGTCTTCTCCAAAGCCATCGGGGACGCTGAGTGGTAA
- the LOC139556489 gene encoding transcription initiation factor IIA subunit 1-like isoform X1 translates to MASSANSNPVPKLYRSVIEDVINEVRELFLDEGVDEQVLMELKTLWENKLMQSKAVEGFHTEEQAALQAAAHQQAQQAQQATQQAQAQQVLLPPQQQVTSWQSTRPTVTNAPQQQVIVQDPKILQHMSATGMSAAATAATLALPTGVSPYHQLITSQGNLSQNCYIKTADGQILQFVRAANGAQYIIQPQQQMVLQQQVLPQMQPGGVQAPVIQQVRPITQVLAPLQGGHPQQTGVIIQPQQIVLTGNKVQQNAQVMQMPGQPGQVQQIQQQVQQVQQAQGGAAPGPPQQQAKQQPPMMLQVDGAGDTSSEDEDEEEEEYDEDEDEDKDKDGGEEGQVEEEPLNSEDDVSDEEDQELFDTENVVVCQYDKIHRSKNKWKFHLKDGIMNLNGRDYVFSKAIGDAEW, encoded by the exons ATGGCGAGCTCGGCTAACTCGAATCCAGTG CCTAAACTGTACAGGTCTGTGATTGAAGATGTTATCAACGAAGTCCGGGAGCTCTTCCTGGATGAGGGGGTGGACGAGCAGGTTCTCATGGAGCTCAAAACG CTGTGGGAGAACAAGTTGATGCAGAGTAAGGCAGTGGAGGGCTTCCATACCGAGGAGCAGGCGGCCCTCCAGGCAGCAGCCCATCAGCAGGCCCAACAGGCCCAGCAGGCCACCCAGCAAGCCCAGGCACAGCAGGTCCTCCTGCCCCCGCAGCAGCAAG TGACGAGCTGGCAATCCACCCGGCCTACTGTCACAAATG CACCCCAGCAGCAAGTCATTGTGCAGGATCCTAAAATTCTGCAGCACATGAGTGCAACGGGGATG AGTGCAGCAGCCACCGCAGCAACCCTGGCCTTACCCACAGGTGTCAGTCCCTACCATCAGCTTATCACCAGCCAAG GCAATTTGTCCCAGAATTGTTATATTAAGACAGCGGACG GTCAGATCCTACAGTTTGTGCGTGCAGCCAACGGTGCTCAGTACATCATCCAGCCCCAGCAGCAGATGGTGCTACAACAGCAGGTCCTTCCTCAGATGCAGCCGGGTGGCGTGCAGGCTCCCGTAATACAGCAGGTACGCCCCATTACACAG GTGCTAGCTCCTCTCCAGGGAGGCCACCCGCAGCAGACTGGAGTCATCATCCAGCCTCAACAGATCGTCCTCACTGGGAACAAGGTCCAGCAAAACGCACAG GTAATGCAGATGCCAGGCCAGCCCGGCCAGGTGCAGCAGATCCAGCAGCAGGTCCAACAAGTACAACAGGCCCAGGGTGGCGCTGCGCCAGGGCCACCACAGCAGCAAGCCAAGCAGCAGCCTCCTATGATGCTGCAGGTTGACGGAGCGGGGGACACGTCCTCAGAGgatgaggacgaggaggaggaggagtatgatgaggatgaggatgaagaCAAGGATAAAGATGGAGGGGAGGAAGGCCAGGTGGAGGAG gaGCCTCTGAACAGTGAAGATGACGTGAGTGATGAGGAGGACCAAGAACTGTTTGACACAGAGAACGTGGTGGTGTGCCAGTACGACAAG ATTCACAGAAGTAAGAACAAATGGAAGTTCCACCTGAAGGATGGGATCATGAACCTGAATGGCCGAGACTACGTCTTCTCCAAAGCCATCGGGGACGCTGAGTGGTAA
- the LOC139556489 gene encoding transcription initiation factor IIA subunit 1-like isoform X4, with protein sequence MASSANSNPVPKLYRSVIEDVINEVRELFLDEGVDEQVLMELKTLWENKLMQSKAVEGFHTEEQAALQAAAHQQAQQAQQATQQAQAQQVLLPPQQQVTSWQSTRPTVTNAPQQQVIVQDPKILQHMSATGMSAAATAATLALPTGVSPYHQLITSQGQILQFVRAANGAQYIIQPQQQMVLQQQVLPQMQPGGVQAPVIQQVLAPLQGGHPQQTGVIIQPQQIVLTGNKVQQNAQVMQMPGQPGQVQQIQQQVQQVQQAQGGAAPGPPQQQAKQQPPMMLQVDGAGDTSSEDEDEEEEEYDEDEDEDKDKDGGEEGQVEEEPLNSEDDVSDEEDQELFDTENVVVCQYDKIHRSKNKWKFHLKDGIMNLNGRDYVFSKAIGDAEW encoded by the exons ATGGCGAGCTCGGCTAACTCGAATCCAGTG CCTAAACTGTACAGGTCTGTGATTGAAGATGTTATCAACGAAGTCCGGGAGCTCTTCCTGGATGAGGGGGTGGACGAGCAGGTTCTCATGGAGCTCAAAACG CTGTGGGAGAACAAGTTGATGCAGAGTAAGGCAGTGGAGGGCTTCCATACCGAGGAGCAGGCGGCCCTCCAGGCAGCAGCCCATCAGCAGGCCCAACAGGCCCAGCAGGCCACCCAGCAAGCCCAGGCACAGCAGGTCCTCCTGCCCCCGCAGCAGCAAG TGACGAGCTGGCAATCCACCCGGCCTACTGTCACAAATG CACCCCAGCAGCAAGTCATTGTGCAGGATCCTAAAATTCTGCAGCACATGAGTGCAACGGGGATG AGTGCAGCAGCCACCGCAGCAACCCTGGCCTTACCCACAGGTGTCAGTCCCTACCATCAGCTTATCACCAGCCAAG GTCAGATCCTACAGTTTGTGCGTGCAGCCAACGGTGCTCAGTACATCATCCAGCCCCAGCAGCAGATGGTGCTACAACAGCAGGTCCTTCCTCAGATGCAGCCGGGTGGCGTGCAGGCTCCCGTAATACAGCAG GTGCTAGCTCCTCTCCAGGGAGGCCACCCGCAGCAGACTGGAGTCATCATCCAGCCTCAACAGATCGTCCTCACTGGGAACAAGGTCCAGCAAAACGCACAG GTAATGCAGATGCCAGGCCAGCCCGGCCAGGTGCAGCAGATCCAGCAGCAGGTCCAACAAGTACAACAGGCCCAGGGTGGCGCTGCGCCAGGGCCACCACAGCAGCAAGCCAAGCAGCAGCCTCCTATGATGCTGCAGGTTGACGGAGCGGGGGACACGTCCTCAGAGgatgaggacgaggaggaggaggagtatgatgaggatgaggatgaagaCAAGGATAAAGATGGAGGGGAGGAAGGCCAGGTGGAGGAG gaGCCTCTGAACAGTGAAGATGACGTGAGTGATGAGGAGGACCAAGAACTGTTTGACACAGAGAACGTGGTGGTGTGCCAGTACGACAAG ATTCACAGAAGTAAGAACAAATGGAAGTTCCACCTGAAGGATGGGATCATGAACCTGAATGGCCGAGACTACGTCTTCTCCAAAGCCATCGGGGACGCTGAGTGGTAA